One Phaseolus vulgaris cultivar G19833 chromosome 11, P. vulgaris v2.0, whole genome shotgun sequence genomic window carries:
- the LOC137818455 gene encoding protein GRAVITROPIC IN THE LIGHT 1-like, with the protein MESVKPSAVTPSKSKLARTFAKVLHVRAVSGIAPVDGLKNVKVDADLSTEANMCKSSINKEDEELEKRKGTEALLAKSFASISTVKASYAQLQHAQSPYDPDVVQAADQLIVSEFKTLSKLKQCLFKKQIDPSPDRTILEAKLKELESVNKTFEITGEKLESQTRLKESEIVYLREKLEEANLQNRSIEKRLNQSGSLSVLDNLHISGLSPSHFVTVLRHTVRSIRNFVKMLVNEMRSAGWDIDASVNAIIEQNVVYWKEDHRCFAIESFVCREMFDSFTFPNFSLPNESLPDRNKRQLFFGRFNELKSVKAKEFLAGNSKSPFAKFCRIKFLRLVHPKMEASFFGNVNQRNLLKAGEFPDTNFFTSFAEMAKRVWLLHCLAFSFEPQASIFQVVGSGCRFSDVYMESVNENDEEMAMESEPQVAFTVVPGFRIGKTVIQSQVYLSQHQSIVKKSICRDKKR; encoded by the coding sequence ATGGAATCTGTTAAGCCATCAGCAGTGACACCAAGCAAGAGCAAGTTGGCTCGCACTTTTGCCAAAGTTCTTCACGTTAGAGCAGTGAGCGGAATTGCACCAGTTGATGGACTGAAGAACGTTAAAGTGGATGCAGATCTCAGCACTGAAGCAAATATGTGTAAGAGTAGTATAAACAAAGAAGATGAAGAgcttgagaaaagaaagggCACAGAAGCTTTGCTTGCAAAATCATTTGCTAGCATTTCGACTGTAAAAGCTTCATATGCTCAGCTACAGCATGCTCAGTCTCCCTATGACCCTGATGTAGTTCAAGCCGCTGACCAATTGATAGTCTCAGAGTTCAAGACCTTGTCCAAGCTAAAGCAATGTTTATTTAAAAAGCAAATTGATCCTTCACCAGATAGAACTATTCTTGAAGCTAAATTGAAGGAGCTAGAGAGTGTCAACAAAACATTTGAGATCACAGGGGAGAAGTTAGAATCACAGACTCGGCTCAAAGAATCTGAGATTGTGTATCTTCGAGAAAAGCTTGAGGAAGCTAACCTGCAGAACAGGTCAATTGAGAAGAGGTTAAATCAAAGTGGATCATTATCAGTTCTTGACAACCTCCACATTTCAGGATTAAGTCCTAGCCATTTTGTTACTGTTCTTCGCCACACAGTTAGGTCCATTCGAAACTTTGTGAAAATGTTAGTGAATGAGATGAGATCTGCAGGTTGGGATATTGATGCTTCAGTCAATGCCATTATTGAGCAGAATGTGGTTTACTGGAAAGAAGATCACAGGTGTTTTGCAATTGAGTCCTTTGTGTGTAGGGAGATGTTTGATTCTTTCACCTTCCCTAACTTCTCCCTCCCCAATGAGTCCCTGCCAGATAGGAACAAAAGGCAACTGTTCTTTGGGAGGTTCAACGAGCTAAAATCTGTGAAAGCAAAGGAGTTTCTTGCAGGCAATTCAAAGTCACCATTTGCAAAATTCTGCAGGATCAAGTTCTTGAGACTTGTTCACCCCAAGATGGAGGCATCATTCTTTGGCAATGTGAACCAGAGGAACCTGCTGAAGGCTGGAGAGTTTCCTGACACCAACTTCTTTACCTCATTTGCTGAGATGGCCAAGAGGGTCTGGCTCCTACATTGCCTGGCCTTTTCCTTTGAGCCTCAAGCTTCAATCTTTCAAGTGGTGGGGAGTGGCTGTAGATTCTCTGATGTGTACATGGAGAGTGTGAATGAAAATGATGAAGAAATGGCAATGGAATCTGAGCCACAAGTTGCTTTCACTGTTGTTCCAGGGTTTAGGATTGGTAAAACTGTTATACAGTCTCAAGTCTACCTCTCACagcaccaaagcatagtaaaaAAATCCATATGCAGAGATAAAAAAAGGTAG